From the Anguilla anguilla isolate fAngAng1 chromosome 6, fAngAng1.pri, whole genome shotgun sequence genome, one window contains:
- the cx43 gene encoding gap junction alpha-1 protein has product MGDWSALGRLLDKVQAYSTAGGKVWLSVLFIFRILVLGTAVESAWGDEQSAFKCNTQQPGCENVCYDKSFPISHVRFWVLQIIFVSTPTLLYLAHVFYLMRKEQKLNRKEAELKVVQNDGGDVDIPLRKIEQKKVKHGLEEHGKVKMKGALLRTYIVSILFKSIFEVGFLIIQWYIYGFSLAAVYTCERDPCPHRVDCFLSRPTEKTVFIIFMLVVSLVSLMLNVIELFYVLFKRIKDRVKGKDNHYPTSGTLSPTPKDLSPTKYAYYNGCSSPTAPLSPMSPPGYKLATGERTNSCRNYNKQANEQNWANYSTEQNRLGQNGSTISNSHAHAFDYPDDGQEHKKLTAGHELQPLALMDPRPPSRASSRISSRPRPDDLDV; this is encoded by the coding sequence ATGGGTGACTGGAGCGCTTTAGGGAGACTTCTGGACAAGGTCCAGGCCTACTCCACCGCTGGAGGAAAGGTCTGGCTCTCTGTCCTCTTCATCTTCCGcatcctggtcctggggacgGCCGTGGAGTCCGCCTGGGGCGACGAGCAGTCGGCCTTCAAGTGCAACACCCAGCAGCCCGGTTGCGAGAACGTCTGCTACGACAAGTCCTTCCCTATCTCGCATGTCCGCTTCTGGGTCCTCCAGATCATCTTCGTCTCCACGCCAACGCTGCTCTACCTCGCCCACGTCTTCTACCTGATGCGCAAGGAGCAGAAGCTGAACaggaaggaggcggagctgaagGTGGTGCAGAATGACGGCGGCGACGTGGACATACCACTGAGGAAGATCGAGCAGAAGAAGGTCAAGCACGGGCTGGAGGAGCACGGAAAGGTCAAGATGAAGGGCGCCCTCTTGCGCACCTACATCGTCAGCATCTTGTTCAAGTCCATCTTCGAGGTGGGCTTCCTGATTATCCAGTGGTACATTTACGGCTTCTCGCTGGCCGCCGTCTACACCTGCGAGAGGGACCCCTGCCCCCACAGGGTAGACTGCTTCCTGTCCCGCCCCACGGAGAAAACggtcttcatcatcttcatgcTGGTGGTGTCCCTGGTGTCCCTCATGCTGAACGTCATCGAGCTGTTCTACGTCTTATTTAAACGGATCAAGGATCGCGTGAAAGGGAAAGATAACCACTACCCCACCAGCGGTACCCtgagccccacccccaaagaCCTGTCCCCGACTAAGTACGCCTACTACAATggctgctcctcccccaccgcccccctgtCCCCAATGTCACCCCCCGGGTACAAGCTGGCCACTGGGGAGAGGACCAACTCCTGTCGCAATTACAACAAACAAGCCAACGAGCAGAACTGGGCCAACTACAGCACCGAGCAGAACCGGCTGGGCCAGAACGGCAGCACCATCTCCAACTCGCACGCGCACGCCTTCGATTACCCCGACGACGGCCAGGAGCACAAGAAACTGACCGCTGGCCACGAGCTGCAGCCATTGGCCCTGATGGACCCCCGGCCGCCCAGTCGGGCCAGCAGCCGCATCAGCAGCCGGCCGAGGCCGGACGACCTCGACgtctag
- the LOC118229234 gene encoding gap junction Cx32.2 protein-like produces the protein MGDWSFLATLLDKVQTHSTVIGKVWLTVLFIFRILVLSAGVEKVWGDEQSGFICNTKQPGCKNVCYDHAFPISHIRFWVMQIIFVSTPTLLYLGHVMLIVHKENKLRRHLQSQEGHALKAPKYSDERGKVKIKGDLMGSYLVNVFFKILFESAFIVGQYYLYGFMLVPMFECSRTPCPFTVECYMSRPTEKTIFIIFMLVMACVSLLLNVVEIFHLICTRFKGGSRRHRKDQVIPVSIRLQSDAVLQNRENALHDKVDLSFGAGQNDNQSTA, from the coding sequence ATGGGAGACTGGTCATTTCTTGCAACGCTGCTGGACAAAGTCCAGACCCACTCCACGGTCATCGGAAAGGTCTGGCTCACCGTCCTCTTCATCTTCAGGATCCTGGTTCTCTCTGCCGGAGTGGAGAAAGTGTGGGGGGACGAGCAGTCGGGGTTCATCTGCAACACCAAGCAGCCCGGATGTAAGAACGTGTGCTACGACCACGCCTTCCCCATCTCCCACATCCGCTTCTGGGTGATGCAGATCATCTTCGTCTCCACGCCGACGCTCCTCTACCTGGGCCACGTCATGCTCATCGTGCACAAGGAGAACAAGCTGAGGCGCCATTTGCAAAGCCAGGAGGGCCACGCGCTGAAGGCGCCCAAATACAGCGACGAGAGGGGGAAGGTGAAGATCAAGGGCGATCTGATGGGTAGCTATTTGGTGAACGTGTTTTTTAAGATCTTGTTCGAGTCAGCTTTCATCGTGGGCCAGTATTATCTTTACGGTTTTATGCTTGTGCCCATGTTCGAGTGCTCCAGAACTCCCTGCCCGTTTACCGTGGAGTGTTACATGTCACGACCCACGGAGAAGACCATTTTCATCATCTTCATGCTGGTGATGGCCTGCGTGTCTCTGCTGTTAAACGTGGTGGAGATCTTTCACTTGATTTGCACCAGGTTCAAGGGTGGATCTCGCAGACACCGGAAAGATCAGGTTATTCCAGTCAGCATTCGTCTTCAAAGCGATGCAGTTCTGCAGAATAGGGAGAATGCGCTGCATGATAAAGTCGACCTCAGCTTTGGAGCTGGACAGAATGATAATCAGAGCACAGCGTAG
- the cx32.3 gene encoding connexin 32.3: MGDWTFLSKLLDKVQSHSTVIGKIWMSVLFIFRILVLGAGAESVWGDEQSGFICNTQQPGCENVCYDHAFPISHIRFWVMQIIFVSTPTLMYLGHAMHIIHKENKLRQHLSQNGKCPKYTDDRGKVTIKGNLLGSYLTQLFFKIVFELGFIVGQYYLYGFIMVPMFPCSRKPCPFTVECYMSRPTEKTIFIIFMLVVACVSLLLNVVEVFYLICTRVGCRTRRRTLHRTSPENPASLGWQGREEALRQNAVNMQYENGQSPSLGGSLEGAKEEKRLLAEK, from the coding sequence ATGGGCGACTGGACATTTCTGTCAAAACTGCTGGACAAAGTGCAATCGCACTCCACGGTCATAGGGAAGATATGGATGAGCGTGCTGTTCATCTTCAGGATCCTGGTTCTGGGGGCGGGAGCGGAGAGCGTGTGGGGGGACGAGCAGTCGGGGTTCATCTGTAACACCCAGCAGCCCGGTTGCGAGAACGTGTGCTACGACCACGCCTTCCCCATCTCCCACATCCGCTTCTGGGTCATGCAGATCATCTTCGTCTCCACGCCGACCCTGATGTACCTGGGCCACGCCATGCACATCATCCACAAGGAGAACAAGCTGAGGCAGCACCTGAGCCAGAACGGCAAGTGCCCCAAGTACACGGACGACAGGGGCAAGGTCACGATCAAGGGGAACCTGCTGGGCAGCTACCTGACGCAGCTGTTCTTCAAGATCGTCTTCGAGCTGGGCTTCATCGTGGGCCAGTACTACCTGTACGGCTTCATCATGGTTCCCATGTTCCCCTGCTCCAGGAAGCCGTGCCCGTTCACCGTGGAGTGCTACATGTCCCGCCCCACCGAGAAGaccatcttcatcatcttcatgcTGGTGGTGGCCTGCGTCTCCCTGCTCCTGAACGTGGTGGAGGTGTTCTACCTGATCTGCACCCGGGTGGGGTGCCGGACCAGGAGGCGCACGCTTCACCGCACCTCCCCCGAAAACCCCGCCAGCCTAGGGTGGCAGGGCCGCGAAGAGGCGCTGCGGCAGAACGCGGTGAACATGCAGTACGAAAATGGGCAGAGTCCGAGCCTCGGGGGCAGCCTGGAAGGAGCCAAGGAGGAGAAACGCTTACTAGCCGAAAAATAA
- the cx34.5 gene encoding connexin 34.5, which yields MGEWDFLGRLLDKVQTHSTVIGKVWLTVLFVFRILVLGAAAERVWGDEQSDFVCNTEQPGCENMCYDHAFPISHVRIWVLQIVFVSTPTLVYLGHVLHVVHMEKKYRERTRKQAEEELSSLILRNGYKVPKYSDSKGKVSLHGRLLQSYLVNLLFKILLEVGFILGQYYYYGFTLQARYVCSRFPCPHQVDCFLSRPTEKTIFIWFMLVVACVSLVLNLVEILYLCTRAVTKCMDKKQGYMVTRVTPVLQRNEFKNKDLAIQNWVNLELELQGRKLGSGVTKSLESEDVSTNMEEVHI from the coding sequence atgggagagtgGGACTTTCTGGGACGGCTTCTGGACAAAGTCCAGACCCACTCCACGGTCATCGGGAAGGTCTGGCTGACCGTCCTGTTCGTCTTCAGGATCCTGGTCCTGGGGGCCGCGGCGGAGAGGGTGTGGGGGGACGAGCAGTCCGACTTCGTCTGCAACACGGAGCAGCCCGGGTGCGAGAACATGTGCTACGACCACGCCTTCCCAATCTCCCACGTCCGCATCTGGGTGCTGCAGATCGTCTTCGTCTCCACGCCGACCCTGGTCTACCTGGGGCACGTCCTGCACGTGGTCCACATGGAGAAGAAGTACAGGGAGAGAACGCGTaagcaggcagaggaggagctcAGCAGCCTGATACTGAGGAACGGGTACAAGGTCCCCAAATACTCAGACAGCAAGGGGAAGGTCAGCCTGCACGGTCGACTCCTTCAGAGCTACCTGGTGAACCTGCTCTTCAAGATCTTGCTGGAAGTGGGGTTCATCCTGGGGCAGTACTACTATTACGGCTTCACCTTGCAGGCCCGCTACGTCTGCAGCCGGTTCCCCTGCCCGCACCAGGTGGACTGTTTCCTCTCCAGGCCCACAGAGAAGACCATCTTCATTTGGTTCATGCTGGTGGTCGCCTGTGTCTCCCTGGTCCTGAACCTGGTCGAGATCCTCTATCTGTGCACCAGAGCCGTCACCAAGTGCATGGACAAGAAGCAGGGTTACATGGTCACTCGcgtaactccagtcctgcagagAAACGAGTTCAAAAACAAGGACCTGGCCATCCAGAACTGGGTCAACCTGGAGCTGGAGCTACAGGGAAGGAAGCTAGGCAGTGGGGTCACTAAAAGCCTGGAATCAGAGGACGTTAGCACCAACATGGAGGAGGTCCACATCTGA
- the hsdl1 gene encoding inactive hydroxysteroid dehydrogenase-like protein 1, with translation MAAVDSFQLLYREIARSCNCYVETLALVGAFYTASKAVVFVRECYSLIRLHFIPRLMYNRNLVRRFGEWAVIYGASETVAKAYAEELATHGVSIILISRDRSSVEGTARAIADSHGVETVLVEADFSHGHTACRSVQDALMNKDVGFLVNSVDSSLDYSQRFADLSEDRLWDAINRNVTAATLMARVVLPGMAERGRGAVINISSGRCCKPTLNKAAFSASTAYLDHISRALHYEYSRRGIFVQSLVPFGVASPETEDGGARAGCSRWLVPHPRVYARHAISTLGISHRTTGYWPHSLQFWFLQYMPEWMWIWGTHMLSGTG, from the exons ATGGCTGCTGTCGACAGTTTTCAGCTATTGTATCGAGAAATTGCTCGGTCATGTAATTGTTATGTAGAAACACTGGCCTTAGTGGGCGCATTTTATACGGCTAGTAAAGCTGTAGTCTTTGTGCGGGAATGTTACAGCTTGATCAGGCTACACTTTATACCGCGATTGATGTACAACAGGAATCTTGTTCGCCGGTTTGGTGAATGGGCTGTCATCTATG GTGCGTCAGAGACCGTTGCAAAAGCTTATGCAGAAGAGCTGGCAACCCACGGCGTCAGCATCATCCTCATCAGTCGAGACAGAAGTAGTGTGGAGGGCACTGCGAGGGCCATCGCCGATTCACACGGAGTTGAAACTGTTCTGGTTGAGGCAGATTTTAGCCACGGCCACACGGCCTGCAGATCAGTCCAAGACGCACTGATGAATAAAGACGTAGGCTTTCTCGTGAACAGCGTTGACTCGTCTTTGGACTACTCGCAGAGGTTTGCCGACCTGTCTGAAGACAGGCTCTGGGACGCCATCAACAGAAACGTCACGGCGGCCACGCTAATGGCCCGCGTCGTTCTGCCCGGCATGgcggagagaggaaggggggctGTCATCAACATCTCCTCTGGAAGGTGTTGTAAACCCACACTGAACAAGGCAGCCTTCTCCGCATCCACG GCCTACCTGGACCACATCAGCCGTGCCCTGCATTATGAGTACAGCCGCAGGGGCATCTTCGTGCAGAGCCTGGTCCCCTTCGGCGTGGCTTCCCCGGAGACCGAGGACGGCGGCGCCAGGGCGGGGTGCAGCAGGTGGCTGGTGCCCCACCCACGAGTGTACGCCCGCCACGCCATCTCCACCCTGGGCATCTCCCACAGGACCACTGGGTACTGGCCCCACTCCTTGCAG ttttggtTTCTGCAGTACATGCCTGAGTGGATGTGGATCTGGGGAACGCACATGCTCAGTGGAACAGGTTGA